From the genome of Candidatus Omnitrophota bacterium:
GAGTATAAGCCCTCCAAGATAAGCGCCGCTCCTTGAAACGATGTCGAACGTTATGGCGGTGCCGAAATCTATCACGACTGCCGGCGCTCCGTAAAGTTCCCCGGCGGCGTATGCGTTCACAAGGCGGTCCTGGCCGACCTCGCCCCTATTCCTGTATAGATTTTTTACCGGGACCGTCACATCCTTTCCTGTAACCGATATCCTGCACCTCGCGACCCTGCGCAACCGGCCCAGGACGAGCGAAAGCGCGCTCGGGACGACGCTCGATATGACTATCTCCCCGACGTCTTCCATGTCCAACCCGGCCCTCTTGATAAGCCTTCCTATGCCTCCGGCATAATTGAGACGGTCAGCCGTGGGCAGCTTTATCTTCCCGGCGATATGTCCGTTCCTGAAGATGCCCGCAGTGATATTGGTGTTGCCGATGTCGATCGTTAGAACAACTCGCATAAACTCCTAGTGGTCACCAGGTCACCAAGACACCACGTCACCAGTGAATGCTTTTACGTGTG
Proteins encoded in this window:
- a CDS encoding type III pantothenate kinase is translated as MRVVLTIDIGNTNITAGIFRNGHIAGKIKLPTADRLNYAGGIGRLIKRAGLDMEDVGEIVISSVVPSALSLVLGRLRRVARCRISVTGKDVTVPVKNLYRNRGEVGQDRLVNAYAAGELYGAPAVVIDFGTAITFDIVSRSGAYLGGLILPGIDMGLSSLYERTALLPRVELKRAVSIVGKDTKSSMRGGILFGYGAMCDGLVSSYRRKLGRDTKVIATGGNAKLIRRYTKSIRVVDDDLTLKGLYLIATRHP